Part of the Acidimicrobiia bacterium genome is shown below.
GTCGAAAAAGCAAACACCGTAAACCACTTCACCCCCAACTCATCGGCACCCTCCAGAACGTCCATCAACGATTGCTCACCAGCGGTATGACCTTCGGTACGGGGCAAACCCTTGAGTTCTGCCCACCTCCCGTTGCCGTCCATGACCGCCGCAATGTGTTGAGGGATACGCGTCGAGTCAAGATCGTCAGGCGAACACGGCGTTAGAAAATCATTCACAAGCGAAATCTACCGCCCCAACCTCTAACCTCGGGGCATGACCTTGGCGGAAGATGCAAGCATCGCTTTAGAAACCATTTGCGGTGCCCTCCCCGGAGGCGGCGAACGCCGGCCTGGGCAGGATTCCATGACCCGCTTAGTGGCCGACGCCATCACCTACCAAAAGCACGCAGTGGTACGCGCCGGCACCGGAACCGGCAAGTCTTTGGCCTACCTGATCCCAGCCATTTTGGCTGATCAACCGGTCATCGTGGCCACCGCCACCAAAGCCCTCCAAGACCAGTTAGCCAACAAAGACCTTCCCTTCCTCCAAGAAAACCTCGGCCACTCTTTTAGCTTCGCCGTACTCAAAGGGCGCGCTAACTACGTATGCCGGCAAAAACTAAACGAACTAGAACGAGCCAACCAACAACAAACCCTCGGCAGTTTGGCCGAAGGATTACCTGACCACGCCGACCCGAAACATTTAACCGCTATTGCCGAATGGGCCGACGAAACAGACACCGGCGACCGGGCAGAACTCTCATTCGAACCCCGAGCCGCCACTTGGGGAGCAGTTAGCGTCGGCTCAAACGAATGCCCCGGACGCATACGCTGCCCCGCCGGAGAAGAATGCTTCGCCGAAAAAGCCCGAGACGATGCTGCCCTAGCCGACATTGTCATCACCAACCTGTACCTCTACGCCATCGACATTGCCATAGAAAACTCATTTCTGCCCGAACACCAAGTAGCCATTTTAGACGAAGCCCACAAAACCGAAGAAGTGTTTTCTACCTCGCTGGGTTTCGAAATTCACGCCGGACGATTCCGTTCCCTTCACCGGACGGCCAGCGGCGTACTCACCGCTTGCCCGGAACTCGACCAGACCGAAGAACTGGCCGGCCTCATGGAAGATGCCCTTGCTCCCAGCAACGGAAACCGCGTGGTACCCGCTGAACTCCCACCCTTGGCCCGAGCCCTCGAACTGGCCGACACCAGACTCGGTGCGCTTGATGCTGTTTTGCGGAAAATCCAAGACAAGACAGAAAAAAATTCACTCAAAGGCATCGAAACGGCCAGCAAAATAACCCGTACCCGCCAAGCTCTCGGATCACTTCTAGAATCCGTTCAGGCCGCCCGATCCCTGGACAACAACAAAGTCGCCTGGGTAGATCGACTTAACGGGCGCATGGTGCTGGAAGTCGCTTTGATCACTGTGGACCACATTTTAAAAGAAAGCCTCTGGCCAGAACGCACGGTTATTTTGACCAGCGCCACCGTGCCCGCCAACCTTGCTCAACGCTTGGGGCTAGAAACCGATGACTTTGAATACGCCGATGTGGGCAGCCCCTTTAATTTTGAAAACCAATCGCTGCTTTACTGCGCTGCGCACCTGCCCGACCCCCGCCACCCCGACTACCGACAAGCACTCCACGACGAAATCGAGCACCTCATTGTGGCCGCGGGCGGGCGCACCCTCGCCTTGTTCACCAGTCGCAAGGCGCTCAACGAAGCCACCGAATATCTCAGGCCCCGTTTGCCCTGGCACATTTACCATCAAGACGACCTACCCAAACCAGCGCTCATGGCGGCCTTTGCCGAAGACGAACAATCTTGCCTCTTTGGCACCAAAGGCCTTTGGCACGGTATTGACGTTCCGGGCCGCACCTGTTCGCTGGTCATCATTGACAAAATACCTTTCCCTAGCCCTCGCGACCCGTTGCTGAGTGCGCGCCGAGAACGGGTGGGCGACAACTCTTTTCGCCAAATTGATCTTCCGTTAGCCGCCACCGAACTTGCCCAAGGCGTGGGCCGGCTTATCCGGTCTGGCACCGACCTTGGGGTGGCTGCCGTGCTGGACTCCCGCTTGGCAAAAAACAAGGGCTACCGCTACGACCTCCTCGATGCGCTGCCTCCCATGGAACGCTCCGCCGACCCAGAAATAGCCCGAAACTACCTGCAACGCATCACCGAAAACTAGCTGTCCCTTACGCACGCCCAAACCCTTCAGAAACCAAATAGCCAAAACCTCGTGACGTGGGATCTGACCCCAGGTCACGACTGGGGAAGGCGGAGGTGAGCGTTGGGGCCTTCTAGGAAGACAGGTTGGGAGCCTGGCTGGAAGCGTGTTTAGTAGCCCAGTTGATCGAGGGAGCGGGGCTCGCGTGACCAGCGTTTATCCACTCGGACAAACAAGTCGAGAAAGACTTCTTCCGGCAATTGGGCCCGGGCCTTGATCCCGACCTGTTTAAGCACTGCACCTTTTTTGCCGATGACAATGCCTTTTTGCGATTCTCTTTCCACCAAAATCTCTACCCGAATGCGCGGCCACTCCCATTCAGTTACCCGCGTCGCCACTGAATGCGGCAACTCTTCTTTAAGTACCGCCAACAGTTGTTCACGCACCAACTCAGCCACCCAAAAAGATTCCGGCACATCAGTAATCATGTCATCCGGGTAATACTGCGGGCCCTCCGGCAAAAGGGTCAGCACATGGTCAACCAACGCATCCACTCCTTGACCCGTAGTAGCCGACACCGGAAAATAATCCAAAAAGGAAAAACCCGCCGCCTCCGACAATTGCGTCAAAATGCGGTCCGCTCCCACCTTGTCAATCTTGTTCAACACCAAAATAGTTCGATCAGTCGGCAAACTGGAAGCAATCATGCGGTCGCCTTTACCAATATCCCCATCGGCTTCAACCAGAAACAGCACCACATCCATGTCTGCCAAAGCACCGCGAGCCGTAGCGTTTAAACGCTCCCCCAACAGCGACTTGGGCTTATGAATACCCGGTGTATCGCAAAAAACCACCTGGGCGCCCGGACGATTCAATACCCCACGAATCTCATTACGGGTGGTCTGCGGCTTATCCGACACAATGGTCACCTTGGTTCCCAACACGGCATTAAGCAAAGTGGACTTCCCCACATTGGGGCGCCCCACCAAAGTCACAAAACCCGACCGGAAATCCGGCTCTTGGCTTTCACTCGACAACACTTGCTCATTCATGGTTAGCCACCTCAGGGCGAGAAATATTCACTGACGCAATTTCGTTCACACGCAAACTCATAATCCTACGACCCACAACTTCCTCCACCGTAAAAACCCACTGGCCGATTTCTCCTTGCTCGTTCACCTCAGGAACATGACCCAAGGCATCGAAAACCAGCCCCCCAACCGTTTCCCAACCGCCCTCCGGCAACGCTCCTGTCAACAAATCGTTCAACTCATCAACCGGCATTTGGCCCTGTACCCGCAAACCGCCGCCCGCCAAATGTTGAACCAGTGGATCCTCATGATCAAATTCATCAATGATTTCCCCCACCATTTCTTCCAACAAATCCTCCATGGTCACCAAACCAGCCGTGGCCCCATGTTCGTCTACTACCACCACCAATTGAAAACGACCGACTTGCATTTCACGCAACAACTCGTCGGCCGCTTTAGTCTCCGGCACATACCGCAACGGGCGAACAAAATCCGTCAAAGAAGATCGCTGCGGACCCCCTGTTTCAAAACAACGGAGAAGATCTTTAGCGTGGATGGCCCCCGCCAAGTCGTCAATATCACTCAACATCACCGGCAATCGGCTATGGCCAGTAGCCACCGCCACCGCAACCGCATCTTCCACCGTTGCCTCCGAACCCAAAACAACCATGTCCGGGCGAGGAACCATCACCTCACGCACCAAAGTGTCACCAAAGGCAATAACCGACTCAATCATGTCGTGTTCATCTTCGTCAATAGCGTGCGAAGCCAAAGCATGGTCAGCCACCGCCAACAATTCTTCTTCTGAAACCGTCGACTCATCTTCCTCAGAGACCCGCACCGCAGTTCGCGGTGTGAGACGTTCAACGATCAGCATCAACAGGTAAGCCAGCCAACGCAAAGGAACTATGCGCTCCACTAAACGAGCTTTTTTAGCCAACCGCAAAGCGGCTTCTTCGGGCCGGCGCAAAACCCAACCTTTAGGCCACGCCTCAGCAATCACAAAAAATAAAACCACAAAAGCCGCCATCACCGCACCGGTGGCACTGTTTCCAAAATGATCCGGAATCAAAAAAAGCGCCAAAATAACACTAGTTACCCGCACCCCGGTGTGGAGCAAAAACAAAGGGCCAAGGAACCTCAGCCGATCCTCCAAAACTCCCACCAAGATTTCTGCGACTTCACCCTGCTCGCTACGGGTTCTAAGAATCACCTCTAAACGCGAGCGGCGCATACGAATAAACGCCGTTTCGACAGCAGTGAACCATCCCGAAACAAGCAACAACACAACCAGCAACAGCCCAGAAAAAAGGTCCGCGTTATCCATGGAGAAACTTCACTAAATGCTCGTCTTGCCGTGCTTCCATAACGGCCCGTTCCTCAGGGTGGTAATGGTCGTGACCCAAAAGATGCAAAATGCCATGCACCAGCAACAAGGCCAATTCGTCCATCGCGTTGCGTCCCAAAATCTCTTCCGCTTGCCGAAAAGCCACCGCCGGGCAAATAACCACGTCGCCTAAAAGCTGCGGGCCTGGCCCAGAAAGTTGCGCTATCTCCGCCGGTTCCAAAAGCGGAAAAGCCAAAACATCGGTAGGCCCCGAACTGTCCATATGCGTTTGGTTTAGTTCGGTCATCGCCACTTCGTCTACAAAGTGGATCGTTAACTCCACCCCGCAGGTCGCTAAGCCCTCGCTGCTTAAAACCTGTTCCGCCAACGTTTGCCAAGTATCAAGATCAACATCGATTTCATCGCACTCATTGACCATCACGACCATTAGATCAGTATTTTTTTGCCGGGAAAAAAGGCCAGAGTTTTCGTTCACGAAGGCTCCGCACGAGAACCTTGCGGGCGAGTATTTTTGAAATCCTCATCGTAAGCATTCACGATGTCTTGCACAATGCGGTGGCGCACCACGTCTCGGCTAGAGAGATGTACAAATGAAAGATCTTCGATGTCACTCAATAAATCTTCTAACCCATCAAGGCCACTACGTCCACCTGGCACATCAATTTGACTGGCGTCGCCGGTGACCACCACCTTTGACCCAAACCCGATACGGGTTAAAAACATTTTCATCTGCTCCGGCGAAGTGTTTTGCGCTTCATCCAAAATAATAAAAGCATTGCTTAAGGTCCTCCCCCGCATAAACGCCAGCGGGGCCACTTCTACTTCGTTTCGTTCCAACATGCGTTCGGCATTTTCGTCATCCACCATGTCAAACAGTGCGTCATAAAGGGGCCGCAAATAAGGGTCAACTTTGGCCAGCAAGTCGCCGGGCAAAAAACCGACCCTTTCGCCAGCCTCTACCAGCGGACGGGTAAGGACGATCCGGTCCACGTCCCCGTTTTTTAGGGCCCGCACTGCCATGGCTACGGCCAGCCAACTCTTTCCCGTACCGGCCGGGCCGATGCCAAAAGTAATGACCCCGTCACGAATCGCTTCCACATACTTCATTTGCCCCGCCGAACGAGGCCGCACCGGTTTACCCCGAGCAGAACGCAAAATTTCTGTAGTTAAGACCGCCGCAGGCTCTTCACCTTGACGCACCATGTCGATGGTGCGCTCTAAAGTGTGTTGATCCAACGGGTGGCCTTTTTCTAAAATGTGCACCAATTCGCCGAACAAGCGCCCCACCAACGAAGCTTGCCTGCCCGTTAAGTTGACTTGGTTACCGCGAATATGTATCTGTACCTCTGGAAACGTTGCTTCGATACGACGTAGCAAACTGTCGTGATCGCCCACCAAGTTGGCCATAAGGTCGTTGCTCGCAACATGAATCTGCACCGAAGCCTGCCCAGTTGAGCCTTCTTGGTCAGCGCCCTGGTTCGGCGAGGTTCGGGGGTCGGTGGAGGTCTCGTGCATCAGTGGCCCAAGACTATCTTGGTTGAGGTAAACCTTGCCGAGAATTTACAAATGTTGCTGTAGAGACCGACAAGCCATAATCTCAGCCCATGACCTTAGACCCCATGGATGAATCGCTTAAGCGTTTGGCAGACGATGCCATCGCCGCTGAAGCGGTGCGCCAAATAGGTCACGAAGCATGGCTGTATCAACGCTCCGCTGAATCCTCACATCTTCTTGGGGTACTGCTTGACCTCGCGGAACGCAACGAACCAGTCACCCTGCTGCTTGCTTCGGGCACCCAACGTCAAGGCCATGTTGAGTTAGTGGGCCGCGACGTGGTGGGGCTGCGCACCAGCCAAGGCAAGCGCTCGCTTTTTGCGTTGAAGCATCTGTCGGCGGTTATCCCCGACCCTGCCGCACCAGAGATTATTGGCGACCGCGAGTTGACCGCCGAACAAACAGATCGCTTGCCGCATTTTCATACCGTGCTGGAAGAACTCCTCGAAGACCCGCCCCTGGTTGCCGCAACCATGGCGGGCCGCCAAGAGCCAGTGGTTGGGTCGTTTATCCGACTCGGCCTCAACGTGTTGGTAATCCGTCAAGCCGATGGTTCCTCGGCACACATCCCCGTTGCGGCGCTCGAAGAGTTCGCCCTTTAACCGGCACACGAACAGGCACACATAGCAGGACCCACGTTTACTTCTTACGTTTGCGTTTCTTTTTCTTTTTTCCGACAGCTCGACCTAAACGCCCGCGCCGGGCCGCTTTTTTCGTAGCTTTTTTATTTTCGGCATCCACCTCAGCACGCATCTGTGGGCCCGCTGCGTTGACAATGTCTTCTACCGAATCCAACAAAGCAGCGATGCTGCCATCTTCCCCCAAACCTTTGGGTTCTTCCGGAGTGGCAGGAGTAATCAAAGTGCCGTGGCTCCAGTTGACATCAACCATGCGTCGGGCAAACGACGGGCAATCTTCTGGGCATCGCCAGGGCGCCTCAGGAGCAAGATCTAAATTGCACTTTCGTACCGTGTCCCCGTTGGGGTAACTTCGGCTTTCGAAGTGTTTACATTCTTGACGCATCGGCATAGAAGCACCCTAATCAAGAATCAAAACAAGTCGGGGGGATACCCAACTCTGGCCCTTAACCGACCGAACCTTCCATCTGTAGTTCAATCAGACGGCTCCACTCCACGGCGTACTCCATGGGCAAAGTGCGGGTAATCGGTTCGATGAAGCCGTTCACCACCATTGACATAGATTGCTCTTCGGTTAGCCCGCGGCTCATCAGGTAAAAGAGTTGATCATCGGCCACCTTGGACACCGTTGCTTCGTGGCCGATAATCGCATCGTCGGAACCCACCTCCATGTAGGGGTAAGTATCGGAAATACTTTCGTCGTCCAAAATAAGTGCATCGCATTGAACGTGGCTTTTGCAACCCTGAGCGCCTTCTTCTACCCGGATCAACCCACGGTAGCTAGAGCGGCCGCCACCTTGTGAAATAGATTTCGACACAATCTTTGAGGTGGTTTCTGGTGCGGCGTGAGTCATTTTGGCTCCGGCATCTTGGTGCTGTCCGGGGCCGGCGTAAGCCACCGAAAGCACTTCGCCAGAAGCCTTAGGGCCCACCATTACTACGGCCGGGTATTTCATAGTTAACCGTGAACCAATATTGCCGTCGATCCACTCCATGTGGCCTTCGGCTTCTACCCGAGCCCGTTTGGTCACCAAGTTGTACACGTTGGTAGACCAGTTTTGGATAGTGGTGTAGGTAACCCGAGCCGATTTTTTAACCACAATTTCTACCACCGCGGAATGCAACGAATCGGTGCTGTAAGTAGGGGCCGAGCACCCTTCGATGTAGTGCACCTCTGAACCCTCATCGGCGATGATCAGCGTGCGCTCAAACTGGCCCATGTTTTCGGCGTTGATGCGAAAGTAGGCCTGTAACGGCATTTCTACTTTGACTCCGGGCGGCACATAAATAAACGACCCGCCACTCCATACGGCAGAGTTCAAAGCAGAGAACTTGTTGTCGTTAGGGGGAATTATCCGCCCAAACCAGGCCCGCACGATCTCTGGATGTTCACGCAAAGCGGTGTCCATATCGCAGAAAATAACCCCTTGTTCTTCAAGGTCTTCGCGGTTGCGGTGGTACACCACTTCAGACTCATACTGGGCCGTTACCCCGGCCAGATATTTGCGTTCCGCTTCGGGGATACCCAATTTTTCGTAAGTGTCTTTGATGGCGTCGGGCACGTCATCCCACGAATCGTTGAGGCCGCCGGAAGGCTTGATGTAGTAGTAGATATCATCAAAGTCAATGCCGTCCATATCGCCACCCCACCACGGCATAGGGCGTTTGAGGAATTTTTCGTGGGAGCGCAAACGAAAGTCACGCATCCAGTTGGGCTCGCCTTTCATCCAGGAGATTTCTTGGATGAGGCGTTCGTCGAGGCCTTTGGAGGGCTTGAAAACGTAGTCTTCTTGGTCGCTCCACCCCAGTTTGTATTTACTGAGGTCTACTCCGATGTCTACGGTAGTCATGATGTGGGTACTCCAAGCCGAGGTGGGTATTTCTCCTACGCTGATAGTAACAATTATTCGAGGAAAAGTAAGGACAATTTATCAAGAGACCTCCACCGCAAAGACTCGCTAGTAAATCAACTCGCGTTGTTGACGGTCTAACCAACCCAACAATACCGCAATGGCCCGCGGGTCATGACGCAAATGATGTCCCGCCCCAGAAATCATACGCAACTCGCCCGCCCCATGGGTACCAGACAAAAGGCGGGCATCTAAAGGCGGCACCACCTCATCGTCGCTGCCATGCACTACCAACAATGGTCGAGGTGTCAACTGAATAACCGCCAACTCTGCAGAAATATCTGACAAAGACGCTTTCCACTCATCAAAATCTTTGGGCGGCGCCGACTCGTCAACCAGCCCCGCTTTTCGTGCATGCAACAACAACCGTCGAGGGTTATCTGCCCAATCATTAAAATCTGCTGGGGTGGCCAAAGCCGCTACTCCCTTTACGCGTAGATCAACTGCTCCTGCACAAACCGCCAACGCTCCCCCGGTACCAAAACCTGCGGTCCACACTGCCCCTACCTCAGGAAGCCCAACCAGATGCTCAATGGCTGCCAAAAGGTCGTCACGCCACCCTTGCAAACTAAACGAACCTTCAGAACCAGGCATGCCCCGCAGGTAAGGCACCATCACCACCCACCCCATTTCGGCGGCCATGCGTTCGGCCAGTTCCGGAAAAGTAGCCGGCGAGTTTGCTCCGCCGCCCGGGCCGCTAGGGAACCCGTGCGCAATAACCACCGCCGGGCAGTTCTCGCCTCCACCGGGCGGGAGAGCCAAGTGAGCCATCAGAGCCAAGCCCTCAGATTCAAAAATGATTTCTGACGAACAAAGTGGTCCAGAGGCAGTCAAGAAATATCCTTAACCGATTCTTCGCAGTTGTTCTTTGAACTGGCGGCCTCGAGCAACGTAAGCCTCGGCGCTCAGCATGTTTGCGTCTTCGGGAACCACGCCTTCTCGTACGGTGGCTGGCACACCGAGCACCAGCGAACGGGGCGGCACAATGGTCCCGTTACGCACCATGGCGTTCGCTCCCACTATGGACCCTCGCCCAATCACTACTTCATGAATAACCACCGAACCTACGCCAATGAGCGACCGGTCCTCAATGGTGCAACCCTCCAAGTGACAAAGGTGGCCCAGAGTGACGTCTTCGCCAACCACGGTAGGGAGGTCTGGCGTGCAATGCAGAACCACGTTGTCTTGCACCGACGAACGCGCCCCCACCGAAATAAAACTGTCGTCGGCTCGGATAACCGCATGGGGCCACACGCTGGCTTCTGGCCCAATGATTACGTTTCCAATGATCACCGCTTCGGGATGAATATAAGCCGACGGGTCGATGCGAGGCTCCACGTCACCTATGGCGTAGATAGGCATTACTTCACCGACCCGAAACCGTAGATGGGTTGAAGGCTTCGACCATCACTGATCGAACTTCCCGTAACTACCGCCCAGGAACACCATGGGCGAGGCTTCACGACCCAAAGCCACTTCTTCGACATGGCCCAATACTAAAAGATGGTCGCCCGCTTCGATTACTTCGTGAATTTTGCAGTCGATGCTGGCCACGCAAGCCAACAGTCGTGGTGAGCCAGTTGCGGTCAACTCCCATTCAACCCCTTCCCAAGGGTCGGTGTCTTTCATAAAGAAACGGCCGCACAAGTCAGCTTGATCATCAGCAAACACGTTGACGCAAAATGCTCCCGAGGGTCGCATGCGGTTCCACGACCGAGCTTGGTGGCCGGTGAAAAACCCCACCAATGGTGGGTCCACCGAAACCGAAGTAAACGAACCGATAACTACTGCCTGAGGAGCCTCACCGTCCATGCCGGTCACCAAGGTCACCCCGGTGGGGTAACGCCCCATCACTTGCCGGTAAACATCTTCATCTATAGACACAGAACTCTCCTCATTTTTTTCGGAGG
Proteins encoded:
- a CDS encoding isoprenyl transferase; the encoded protein is MDGNGRWAELKGLPRTEGHTAGEQSLMDVLEGADELGVKWFTVFAFST
- a CDS encoding ATP-dependent DNA helicase, whose product is MTLAEDASIALETICGALPGGGERRPGQDSMTRLVADAITYQKHAVVRAGTGTGKSLAYLIPAILADQPVIVATATKALQDQLANKDLPFLQENLGHSFSFAVLKGRANYVCRQKLNELERANQQQTLGSLAEGLPDHADPKHLTAIAEWADETDTGDRAELSFEPRAATWGAVSVGSNECPGRIRCPAGEECFAEKARDDAALADIVITNLYLYAIDIAIENSFLPEHQVAILDEAHKTEEVFSTSLGFEIHAGRFRSLHRTASGVLTACPELDQTEELAGLMEDALAPSNGNRVVPAELPPLARALELADTRLGALDAVLRKIQDKTEKNSLKGIETASKITRTRQALGSLLESVQAARSLDNNKVAWVDRLNGRMVLEVALITVDHILKESLWPERTVILTSATVPANLAQRLGLETDDFEYADVGSPFNFENQSLLYCAAHLPDPRHPDYRQALHDEIEHLIVAAGGRTLALFTSRKALNEATEYLRPRLPWHIYHQDDLPKPALMAAFAEDEQSCLFGTKGLWHGIDVPGRTCSLVIIDKIPFPSPRDPLLSARRERVGDNSFRQIDLPLAATELAQGVGRLIRSGTDLGVAAVLDSRLAKNKGYRYDLLDALPPMERSADPEIARNYLQRITEN
- a CDS encoding GTPase Era — translated: MNEQVLSSESQEPDFRSGFVTLVGRPNVGKSTLLNAVLGTKVTIVSDKPQTTRNEIRGVLNRPGAQVVFCDTPGIHKPKSLLGERLNATARGALADMDVVLFLVEADGDIGKGDRMIASSLPTDRTILVLNKIDKVGADRILTQLSEAAGFSFLDYFPVSATTGQGVDALVDHVLTLLPEGPQYYPDDMITDVPESFWVAELVREQLLAVLKEELPHSVATRVTEWEWPRIRVEILVERESQKGIVIGKKGAVLKQVGIKARAQLPEEVFLDLFVRVDKRWSREPRSLDQLGY
- a CDS encoding HlyC/CorC family transporter, which gives rise to MDNADLFSGLLLVVLLLVSGWFTAVETAFIRMRRSRLEVILRTRSEQGEVAEILVGVLEDRLRFLGPLFLLHTGVRVTSVILALFLIPDHFGNSATGAVMAAFVVLFFVIAEAWPKGWVLRRPEEAALRLAKKARLVERIVPLRWLAYLLMLIVERLTPRTAVRVSEEDESTVSEEELLAVADHALASHAIDEDEHDMIESVIAFGDTLVREVMVPRPDMVVLGSEATVEDAVAVAVATGHSRLPVMLSDIDDLAGAIHAKDLLRCFETGGPQRSSLTDFVRPLRYVPETKAADELLREMQVGRFQLVVVVDEHGATAGLVTMEDLLEEMVGEIIDEFDHEDPLVQHLAGGGLRVQGQMPVDELNDLLTGALPEGGWETVGGLVFDALGHVPEVNEQGEIGQWVFTVEEVVGRRIMSLRVNEIASVNISRPEVANHE
- the ybeY gene encoding rRNA maturation RNase YbeY is translated as MVNECDEIDVDLDTWQTLAEQVLSSEGLATCGVELTIHFVDEVAMTELNQTHMDSSGPTDVLAFPLLEPAEIAQLSGPGPQLLGDVVICPAVAFRQAEEILGRNAMDELALLLVHGILHLLGHDHYHPEERAVMEARQDEHLVKFLHG
- a CDS encoding PhoH family protein; this encodes MHETSTDPRTSPNQGADQEGSTGQASVQIHVASNDLMANLVGDHDSLLRRIEATFPEVQIHIRGNQVNLTGRQASLVGRLFGELVHILEKGHPLDQHTLERTIDMVRQGEEPAAVLTTEILRSARGKPVRPRSAGQMKYVEAIRDGVITFGIGPAGTGKSWLAVAMAVRALKNGDVDRIVLTRPLVEAGERVGFLPGDLLAKVDPYLRPLYDALFDMVDDENAERMLERNEVEVAPLAFMRGRTLSNAFIILDEAQNTSPEQMKMFLTRIGFGSKVVVTGDASQIDVPGGRSGLDGLEDLLSDIEDLSFVHLSSRDVVRHRIVQDIVNAYDEDFKNTRPQGSRAEPS
- the sufB gene encoding Fe-S cluster assembly protein SufB, whose protein sequence is MTTVDIGVDLSKYKLGWSDQEDYVFKPSKGLDERLIQEISWMKGEPNWMRDFRLRSHEKFLKRPMPWWGGDMDGIDFDDIYYYIKPSGGLNDSWDDVPDAIKDTYEKLGIPEAERKYLAGVTAQYESEVVYHRNREDLEEQGVIFCDMDTALREHPEIVRAWFGRIIPPNDNKFSALNSAVWSGGSFIYVPPGVKVEMPLQAYFRINAENMGQFERTLIIADEGSEVHYIEGCSAPTYSTDSLHSAVVEIVVKKSARVTYTTIQNWSTNVYNLVTKRARVEAEGHMEWIDGNIGSRLTMKYPAVVMVGPKASGEVLSVAYAGPGQHQDAGAKMTHAAPETTSKIVSKSISQGGGRSSYRGLIRVEEGAQGCKSHVQCDALILDDESISDTYPYMEVGSDDAIIGHEATVSKVADDQLFYLMSRGLTEEQSMSMVVNGFIEPITRTLPMEYAVEWSRLIELQMEGSVG
- a CDS encoding gamma carbonic anhydrase family protein, yielding MPIYAIGDVEPRIDPSAYIHPEAVIIGNVIIGPEASVWPHAVIRADDSFISVGARSSVQDNVVLHCTPDLPTVVGEDVTLGHLCHLEGCTIEDRSLIGVGSVVIHEVVIGRGSIVGANAMVRNGTIVPPRSLVLGVPATVREGVVPEDANMLSAEAYVARGRQFKEQLRRIG
- a CDS encoding flavin reductase, encoding MSIDEDVYRQVMGRYPTGVTLVTGMDGEAPQAVVIGSFTSVSVDPPLVGFFTGHQARSWNRMRPSGAFCVNVFADDQADLCGRFFMKDTDPWEGVEWELTATGSPRLLACVASIDCKIHEVIEAGDHLLVLGHVEEVALGREASPMVFLGGSYGKFDQ